A window of Lepidochelys kempii isolate rLepKem1 chromosome 1, rLepKem1.hap2, whole genome shotgun sequence contains these coding sequences:
- the CDPF1 gene encoding cysteine-rich DPF motif domain-containing protein 1: protein MDSHKEAQPKGDFECQLCGLTAPYSYYGQKPPNTHSVVLLEESYVMKDPFIPDKDKFLILGSQCSLCNRRVCVGTECSLFYSKRFCLPCVNENLREFPLEIQQDLEKRKSHSKSHPSKKADART from the exons ATGGATTCCCACAAAGAAGCCCAGCCGAAAGGAGACTTTGAATGCCAACTATGTGGGCTAACAGCCCCATACAGCTATTATGGGCAGAAACCCCCAAATACTCATTCTGTTGT CCTCCTGGAAGAAAGCTATGTCATGAAAGATCCTTTCATCCCTGACAAGGACAAATTCCTTATCCTTGGATCTCAGTGTAGTTTGTGTAACAGACGGGTGTGTGTGGGCACA GAATGTAGTCTTTTCTACTCAAAAAGGTTCTGCCTCCCCTGCGTTAATGAAAACCTACGGGAGTTTCCTTTGGAAATACAACAAGACTTGGAGAAAAGGAAGTCTCATTCAAAatcccacccctccaaaaaagcAGATGCACGAACTTAA